A genomic region of Paramormyrops kingsleyae isolate MSU_618 chromosome 19, PKINGS_0.4, whole genome shotgun sequence contains the following coding sequences:
- the spata45 gene encoding spermatogenesis-associated protein 45 isoform X2: protein MVTSNQVSYTMVTALNIGTHSHFAFCTAHQDPATMSKAKEDALYELNMRRETWCQVEVNSKLRRPAERRHFDCHLRNTWDFHSPQAKILDQRSAWVAQVHRHHEKRHFQES from the exons ATGGTCACAAGTAATCAGGTTTCTTACACCATGGTAACCGCACTGAATATCGGTACACACTCACACTTTGCATTTTGTACCGCACATCAAGACCCCGCAACAATGTCTAAGGCCAAGGAAGATGCGTTGTATGAACTGAACATGCGAAGAGAAACGTGGTGTCAAGTAGAAGTGAACAGCAAATTGCGGAGACCCGCGGAGAGGAGACACTTTGACTGTCATTTGAGAAACACCTGGGATTTCCATTCGCCCCAAGCCAAGATCCTGGATCAGCGATCAGCCTGGGTGGCCCAGGTCCACAGGCATCACGAGAAGCGGCATTTCCAAGAAAGTT GA
- the tatdn3 gene encoding putative deoxyribonuclease tatdn3 isoform X3, protein MDGGFIDCHCHISAAEFTKDTDDVIKRAKEAGVRMLISVTEEASEFEMAVQLSKSYSGLLAPCVGIHPVQCSDSRQHRSVTIQDLECALPLFEKYRDDIVAIGEIGLDFTPWYTPYPQQRAEQQQVFRKQLEIAKEMDLPVNVHSRSAARQTISVLKEQGIGRALLHNFAGRPSVAMEGVKAGYCFSFPPAACRNEQVRNEPKNIVLSCEYIAKVKSLTPEKVREATTWNAVRLFPRIGKILNQMTEPVLETDQQNKK, encoded by the exons ATGGATGGTGGATTTATCGACTGCCACTGTCACATTTCAGCGGCTGAGTTTACGAAG gACACAGATGATGTGATTAAGCGTGCCAAGGAG GCTGGAGTAAGAATGCTAATTTCAGTGACAGAGGAGGCCAGTGAGTTTGAAATGGCCGTCCAGCTGTCCAAATC TTACTCGGGTTTGCTGGCGCCATGTGTGGGAATTCACCCCGTTCAGTGCTCAGACTCTCGGCAACACCGCAGTGTGACGATTCAG GACTTGGAGTGTGCTTTGCCTTTATTTGAAAAGTACAGAGATGACATTGTGGCCATTGGAGAG aTTGGCCTTGACTTCACACCGTGGTACACCCCCTATCCACAGCAGCGTGCGGAGCAGCAGCAAGTCTTCAGGAAACAACTGGAAATCGCCAAGGAGATGGATTTGCCAGT GAACGTCCACTCCCGTTCAGCCGCAAGGCAGACCATAAGCGTCTTGAAGGAGCAGG GTATTGGCCGCGCTCTCCTACACAACTTTGCAGGGAGGCCGTCGGTGGCCATGGAAGGTGTGAAGGCTGGATACTGCTTCTCCTTCCCCCCAGCCGCCTGCAGGAACGAACAG GTTCGAAACGAGCCCAAGAACATTGTTCTCTCCTGTGAGTACATTGCTAAAGTGAAGAGCCTCACACCAGAGAAGGTCAGGGAAGCAACTACTTGGAATGCAGTGCGACTGTTTCCCAGAATCGGAAAGATCTTGAACCAAATGACTGAGCCAGTCCTGGAAACAGACCagcagaataaaaaataa
- the tatdn3 gene encoding putative deoxyribonuclease tatdn3 isoform X2 → MDGGFIDCHCHISAAEFTKDTDDVIKRAKEAGVRMLISVTEEASEFEMAVQLSKSYSGLLAPCVGIHPVQCSDSRQHRSVTIQIGLDFTPWYTPYPQQRAEQQQVFRKQLEIAKEMDLPVNVHSRSAARQTISVLKEQGIGRALLHNFAGRPSVAMEGVKAGYCFSFPPAACRNEQRATVIKQIPLEHICLETDSPALGPDKHVRNEPKNIVLSCEYIAKVKSLTPEKVREATTWNAVRLFPRIGKILNQMTEPVLETDQQNKK, encoded by the exons ATGGATGGTGGATTTATCGACTGCCACTGTCACATTTCAGCGGCTGAGTTTACGAAG gACACAGATGATGTGATTAAGCGTGCCAAGGAG GCTGGAGTAAGAATGCTAATTTCAGTGACAGAGGAGGCCAGTGAGTTTGAAATGGCCGTCCAGCTGTCCAAATC TTACTCGGGTTTGCTGGCGCCATGTGTGGGAATTCACCCCGTTCAGTGCTCAGACTCTCGGCAACACCGCAGTGTGACGATTCAG aTTGGCCTTGACTTCACACCGTGGTACACCCCCTATCCACAGCAGCGTGCGGAGCAGCAGCAAGTCTTCAGGAAACAACTGGAAATCGCCAAGGAGATGGATTTGCCAGT GAACGTCCACTCCCGTTCAGCCGCAAGGCAGACCATAAGCGTCTTGAAGGAGCAGG GTATTGGCCGCGCTCTCCTACACAACTTTGCAGGGAGGCCGTCGGTGGCCATGGAAGGTGTGAAGGCTGGATACTGCTTCTCCTTCCCCCCAGCCGCCTGCAGGAACGAACAG AGGGCCACGGTTATTAAACAGATACCTTTGGAGCACATCTGCCTTGAGACAGATTCACCTGCCCTCGGACCAGACAAACAC GTTCGAAACGAGCCCAAGAACATTGTTCTCTCCTGTGAGTACATTGCTAAAGTGAAGAGCCTCACACCAGAGAAGGTCAGGGAAGCAACTACTTGGAATGCAGTGCGACTGTTTCCCAGAATCGGAAAGATCTTGAACCAAATGACTGAGCCAGTCCTGGAAACAGACCagcagaataaaaaataa
- the spata45 gene encoding spermatogenesis-associated protein 45 isoform X1, with protein sequence MVTSNQVSYTMVTALNIGTHSHFAFCTAHQDPATMSKAKEDALYELNMRRETWCQVEVNSKLRRPAERRHFDCHLRNTWDFHSPQAKILDQRSAWVAQVHRHHEKRHFQESYKANLA encoded by the exons ATGGTCACAAGTAATCAGGTTTCTTACACCATGGTAACCGCACTGAATATCGGTACACACTCACACTTTGCATTTTGTACCGCACATCAAGACCCCGCAACAATGTCTAAGGCCAAGGAAGATGCGTTGTATGAACTGAACATGCGAAGAGAAACGTGGTGTCAAGTAGAAGTGAACAGCAAATTGCGGAGACCCGCGGAGAGGAGACACTTTGACTGTCATTTGAGAAACACCTGGGATTTCCATTCGCCCCAAGCCAAGATCCTGGATCAGCGATCAGCCTGGGTGGCCCAGGTCCACAGGCATCACGAGAAGCGGCATTTCCAAGAAAGTT ATAAGGCGAATCTGGCGTGA
- the LOC111858833 gene encoding myosin regulatory light chain 11-like, producing the protein MAPKRSTRASSTVTSIFDQNKIQELKEAFTVIDQNRDGIISKDDLIDTYAAMGCLNVPKDELDAMMNESKGPINFTTFLTMFGERLKGSDPEDVITAAFKTLDPEGKGTIKKDYLECLLQTQCNRFSDEEIRNMWAAFPPDLGGNIDYRNISYTITHGEEKGE; encoded by the coding sequence ATGGCACCCAAAAGATCAACCAGAGCTTCTAGCACCGTCACCTCCATCTTCGATCAGAACAAAATCCAGGAACTGAAGGAGGCCTTCACTGTCATTGACCAGAACCGTGATGGCATCATCAGCAAGGACGACCTGATAGACACCTACGCAGCCATGGGCTGTCTTAATGTCCCAAAGGATGAGCTGGATGCCATGATGAATGAATCCAAGGGGCCTATCAACTTCACAACCTTCCTCACCATGTTTGGGGAGCGACTGAAGGGCTCTGACCCCGAGGATGTCATTACTGCCGCCTTCAAGACGTTGGACCCAGAGGGAAAAGGCACCATCAAGAAGGACTATCTTGAGTGCCTGCTCCAAACTCAGTGCAACCGCTTCTCTGATGAGGAGATCAGGAACATGTGGGCTGCCTTCCCACCAGACCTGGGTGGCAATATTGACTACAGAAATATCAGCTACACCATCACCCACGGTGAGGAGAAGGGAGAATGA
- the flvcr1 gene encoding heme transporter FLVCR1 isoform X1 translates to MVAEILQNHIRSGSAPGGDDTASTALEPNGPQDASQYSGVSNGPVHLTLPGSKESEQEIPPDEKQAMLPGGQKPLQTKLYFRRFAVLTVFSLYSLVNAFQWIQYSIITNIFTAYYNVPNDNIDWLSIVYMVAYIPLIFPATWLLDKKGLKITALLGSGLNCIGAWLKCASVRPDLFGVTMTAQIICSLAQVFILGLPSRIASVWFGPKEVSTACAAAVLGNQLGVAVGFLLPPVLVPNTPDDKDLMGSNISIMFYGTAIVSTLLFFLAVVVIKDRPPMPPSHSQAVLPDVPAEDYSYKQSIINLFKSKPFLLLLISYGIMTGCFYSLSTLLNQMILTHYVGQELNAGRIGLTLVVAGMLGSIICGLWLDHTKTYKMTTLIVYILSFIGMVVFTFTLNLDSIIVVFFTAGVLGFFMTGYLPLGFEFGVEITYPESEGTSSGLLNAFAQLFGIIFTLIQGRIMTDHNPLAGNLFLCVWIFVGIILTALIKSELKRHNMNSSNDKKILQAVSTECPSDKPSDAMTQVSSPDSPETSV, encoded by the exons ATGGTGGCTGAGATATTACAGAACCATATAAGAAGTGGCAGCGCACCGGGCGGCGATGACACAGCTTCCACGGCGCTGGAGCCGAACGGAccgcaggatgccagtcagtatTCAGGTGTATCAAACGGACCTGTTCACCTGACCTTACCCGGCTCTAAGGAATCTGAACAGGAGATACCTCCCGATGAGAAACAGGCTATGCTTCCTGGTGGACAGAAGCCACTGCAAACTAAGCTTTATTTCAGACGATTTGCCGTTTTAACGGTGTTCAGCCTTTATTCTCTCGTCAATGCCTTCCAGTGGATTCAGTACAGCATCATCACCAATATTTTCACCGCTTACTACAACGTGCCAAACGATAACATCGACTGGCTGTCGATCGTCTATATGGTTGCATACATTCCGTTGATCTTCCCAGCTACTTGGTTACTAGATAAAAAAGGATTGAAAATTACTGCACTTCTGGGTTCCGGTCTGAACTGCATCGGGGCGTGGTTGAAATGCGCCAGCGTGAGACCCGATCTTTTCGGGGTGACGATGACTGCGCAGATTATCTGTTCCCTTGCACAGGTGTTCATCCTCGGACTGCCGTCCAGGATTGCATCAGTGTGGTTTGGACCTAAGGAAGTGTCCACTGCCTGTGCAGCAGCTGTACTAGGCAATCAG CTGGGTGTAGCAGTGGGTTTTTTGCTGCCTCCAGTTCTGGTGCCCAATACGCCAGACGACAAAGATCTGATGGGCTCCAACATCAGTATCATGTTCTATGGAACGGCGATAGTTTCAACGCTGCTCTTCTTTTTAGCAGTTGTCG TAATTAAAGACAGACCTCCCATGCCACCAAGTCATTCTCAGGCAGTTCTTCCCGATGTTCCCGCTGAAGATTACTCCTACAAGCAGTCAATCATTAACCTCTTCAAGAGCAAGCCTTTTCTCTTACTTCTCATCAGTTACG GCATCATGACAGGATGTTTCTACTCTTTATCAACGCTGCTGAATCAGATGATTTTGACACATTATGTG GGCCAGGAGCTGAACGCTGGCAGGATTGGCTTAACCCTGGTCGTGGCGGGTATGCTAGGCTCCATAATCTGTGGGCTGTGGCTGGATCACACTAAAACCTACAA AATGACCACTCTGATAGTCTATATCCTCTCCTTCATTGGAATGGTGGTCTTCACCTTCACCCTGAACTTGGACAGTATCATAGTGGTCTTCTTTACAGCGGGAGTGCTGGG ATTTTTCATGACTGGTTATCTACCACTGGGGTTCGAGTTTGGCGTTGAAATTACGTACCCAGAGTCAGAGGGAACATCGTCTGGTCTCCTAAATGCATTTGCACAG CTGTTTGGGATCATTTTCACTTTGATCCAGGGAAGGATAATGACTGATCACAACCCCTTGGCTGGGAACCTGttcttgtgtgtgtggattttcgTGGGCATCATTCTGACAG CCTTGATAAAATCAGAACTGAAGAGACACAACATGAACAGCAGCAACGACAAGAAAATTCTGCAAGCA GTCTCCACTGAGTGTCCTTCAGATAAACCATCTGACGCCATGACCCAGGTCTCGTCGCCAGACTCTCCTGAGACTTCAGTTTAG
- the flvcr1 gene encoding heme transporter FLVCR1 isoform X2, producing the protein MTQLPRRWSRTDRRMPVSIQVFILGLPSRIASVWFGPKEVSTACAAAVLGNQLGVAVGFLLPPVLVPNTPDDKDLMGSNISIMFYGTAIVSTLLFFLAVVVIKDRPPMPPSHSQAVLPDVPAEDYSYKQSIINLFKSKPFLLLLISYGIMTGCFYSLSTLLNQMILTHYVGQELNAGRIGLTLVVAGMLGSIICGLWLDHTKTYKMTTLIVYILSFIGMVVFTFTLNLDSIIVVFFTAGVLGFFMTGYLPLGFEFGVEITYPESEGTSSGLLNAFAQLFGIIFTLIQGRIMTDHNPLAGNLFLCVWIFVGIILTALIKSELKRHNMNSSNDKKILQAVSTECPSDKPSDAMTQVSSPDSPETSV; encoded by the exons ATGACACAGCTTCCACGGCGCTGGAGCCGAACGGAccgcaggatgccagtcagtatTCAG GTGTTCATCCTCGGACTGCCGTCCAGGATTGCATCAGTGTGGTTTGGACCTAAGGAAGTGTCCACTGCCTGTGCAGCAGCTGTACTAGGCAATCAG CTGGGTGTAGCAGTGGGTTTTTTGCTGCCTCCAGTTCTGGTGCCCAATACGCCAGACGACAAAGATCTGATGGGCTCCAACATCAGTATCATGTTCTATGGAACGGCGATAGTTTCAACGCTGCTCTTCTTTTTAGCAGTTGTCG TAATTAAAGACAGACCTCCCATGCCACCAAGTCATTCTCAGGCAGTTCTTCCCGATGTTCCCGCTGAAGATTACTCCTACAAGCAGTCAATCATTAACCTCTTCAAGAGCAAGCCTTTTCTCTTACTTCTCATCAGTTACG GCATCATGACAGGATGTTTCTACTCTTTATCAACGCTGCTGAATCAGATGATTTTGACACATTATGTG GGCCAGGAGCTGAACGCTGGCAGGATTGGCTTAACCCTGGTCGTGGCGGGTATGCTAGGCTCCATAATCTGTGGGCTGTGGCTGGATCACACTAAAACCTACAA AATGACCACTCTGATAGTCTATATCCTCTCCTTCATTGGAATGGTGGTCTTCACCTTCACCCTGAACTTGGACAGTATCATAGTGGTCTTCTTTACAGCGGGAGTGCTGGG ATTTTTCATGACTGGTTATCTACCACTGGGGTTCGAGTTTGGCGTTGAAATTACGTACCCAGAGTCAGAGGGAACATCGTCTGGTCTCCTAAATGCATTTGCACAG CTGTTTGGGATCATTTTCACTTTGATCCAGGGAAGGATAATGACTGATCACAACCCCTTGGCTGGGAACCTGttcttgtgtgtgtggattttcgTGGGCATCATTCTGACAG CCTTGATAAAATCAGAACTGAAGAGACACAACATGAACAGCAGCAACGACAAGAAAATTCTGCAAGCA GTCTCCACTGAGTGTCCTTCAGATAAACCATCTGACGCCATGACCCAGGTCTCGTCGCCAGACTCTCCTGAGACTTCAGTTTAG
- the tatdn3 gene encoding putative deoxyribonuclease tatdn3 isoform X1 has translation MDGGFIDCHCHISAAEFTKDTDDVIKRAKEAGVRMLISVTEEASEFEMAVQLSKSYSGLLAPCVGIHPVQCSDSRQHRSVTIQDLECALPLFEKYRDDIVAIGEIGLDFTPWYTPYPQQRAEQQQVFRKQLEIAKEMDLPVNVHSRSAARQTISVLKEQGIGRALLHNFAGRPSVAMEGVKAGYCFSFPPAACRNEQRATVIKQIPLEHICLETDSPALGPDKHVRNEPKNIVLSCEYIAKVKSLTPEKVREATTWNAVRLFPRIGKILNQMTEPVLETDQQNKK, from the exons ATGGATGGTGGATTTATCGACTGCCACTGTCACATTTCAGCGGCTGAGTTTACGAAG gACACAGATGATGTGATTAAGCGTGCCAAGGAG GCTGGAGTAAGAATGCTAATTTCAGTGACAGAGGAGGCCAGTGAGTTTGAAATGGCCGTCCAGCTGTCCAAATC TTACTCGGGTTTGCTGGCGCCATGTGTGGGAATTCACCCCGTTCAGTGCTCAGACTCTCGGCAACACCGCAGTGTGACGATTCAG GACTTGGAGTGTGCTTTGCCTTTATTTGAAAAGTACAGAGATGACATTGTGGCCATTGGAGAG aTTGGCCTTGACTTCACACCGTGGTACACCCCCTATCCACAGCAGCGTGCGGAGCAGCAGCAAGTCTTCAGGAAACAACTGGAAATCGCCAAGGAGATGGATTTGCCAGT GAACGTCCACTCCCGTTCAGCCGCAAGGCAGACCATAAGCGTCTTGAAGGAGCAGG GTATTGGCCGCGCTCTCCTACACAACTTTGCAGGGAGGCCGTCGGTGGCCATGGAAGGTGTGAAGGCTGGATACTGCTTCTCCTTCCCCCCAGCCGCCTGCAGGAACGAACAG AGGGCCACGGTTATTAAACAGATACCTTTGGAGCACATCTGCCTTGAGACAGATTCACCTGCCCTCGGACCAGACAAACAC GTTCGAAACGAGCCCAAGAACATTGTTCTCTCCTGTGAGTACATTGCTAAAGTGAAGAGCCTCACACCAGAGAAGGTCAGGGAAGCAACTACTTGGAATGCAGTGCGACTGTTTCCCAGAATCGGAAAGATCTTGAACCAAATGACTGAGCCAGTCCTGGAAACAGACCagcagaataaaaaataa
- the flvcr1 gene encoding heme transporter FLVCR1 isoform X3, producing the protein MTQLPRRWSRTDRRMPVFILGLPSRIASVWFGPKEVSTACAAAVLGNQLGVAVGFLLPPVLVPNTPDDKDLMGSNISIMFYGTAIVSTLLFFLAVVVIKDRPPMPPSHSQAVLPDVPAEDYSYKQSIINLFKSKPFLLLLISYGIMTGCFYSLSTLLNQMILTHYVGQELNAGRIGLTLVVAGMLGSIICGLWLDHTKTYKMTTLIVYILSFIGMVVFTFTLNLDSIIVVFFTAGVLGFFMTGYLPLGFEFGVEITYPESEGTSSGLLNAFAQLFGIIFTLIQGRIMTDHNPLAGNLFLCVWIFVGIILTALIKSELKRHNMNSSNDKKILQAVSTECPSDKPSDAMTQVSSPDSPETSV; encoded by the exons ATGACACAGCTTCCACGGCGCTGGAGCCGAACGGAccgcaggatgcca GTGTTCATCCTCGGACTGCCGTCCAGGATTGCATCAGTGTGGTTTGGACCTAAGGAAGTGTCCACTGCCTGTGCAGCAGCTGTACTAGGCAATCAG CTGGGTGTAGCAGTGGGTTTTTTGCTGCCTCCAGTTCTGGTGCCCAATACGCCAGACGACAAAGATCTGATGGGCTCCAACATCAGTATCATGTTCTATGGAACGGCGATAGTTTCAACGCTGCTCTTCTTTTTAGCAGTTGTCG TAATTAAAGACAGACCTCCCATGCCACCAAGTCATTCTCAGGCAGTTCTTCCCGATGTTCCCGCTGAAGATTACTCCTACAAGCAGTCAATCATTAACCTCTTCAAGAGCAAGCCTTTTCTCTTACTTCTCATCAGTTACG GCATCATGACAGGATGTTTCTACTCTTTATCAACGCTGCTGAATCAGATGATTTTGACACATTATGTG GGCCAGGAGCTGAACGCTGGCAGGATTGGCTTAACCCTGGTCGTGGCGGGTATGCTAGGCTCCATAATCTGTGGGCTGTGGCTGGATCACACTAAAACCTACAA AATGACCACTCTGATAGTCTATATCCTCTCCTTCATTGGAATGGTGGTCTTCACCTTCACCCTGAACTTGGACAGTATCATAGTGGTCTTCTTTACAGCGGGAGTGCTGGG ATTTTTCATGACTGGTTATCTACCACTGGGGTTCGAGTTTGGCGTTGAAATTACGTACCCAGAGTCAGAGGGAACATCGTCTGGTCTCCTAAATGCATTTGCACAG CTGTTTGGGATCATTTTCACTTTGATCCAGGGAAGGATAATGACTGATCACAACCCCTTGGCTGGGAACCTGttcttgtgtgtgtggattttcgTGGGCATCATTCTGACAG CCTTGATAAAATCAGAACTGAAGAGACACAACATGAACAGCAGCAACGACAAGAAAATTCTGCAAGCA GTCTCCACTGAGTGTCCTTCAGATAAACCATCTGACGCCATGACCCAGGTCTCGTCGCCAGACTCTCCTGAGACTTCAGTTTAG